The sequence AGCCGACGGTATTTCGTTGGAAACACCAGATGATACAACAATACGCTTACATTGTGGCTCTTGTGTAAATAGATGCTCATGCATCTATTCTAATTCATTCGCCGCAAGCGGCGGGGTATCAGACCCTAAAAGAGAATGAACTGCACGATGCCCTCGCCGCCGAGGGCTGGGCCTGATGCCTGGTTGCACAAGCCAGCGTAACAATCGAGATTCTTCGCTGCGCTCAGAATGACACTTCAAAACCTGTGATCATGACAGTGGGCGACATGTTACCATGACTTTTATGAGGTTTGTCACCCCGACTTCTATGCGGCATGTCACCCTGAGCGAAGCCGAAGGGTCTCCCTTCACAAAACAAATAGCGCCTATTTTTATAGCCAGGCACTAGTGGTTCTTCACCAGCTCATGGATCGCCGTGCAGTGCAGACTCTTCTGCTGTCCGTCAATCTCCATCTTCCCCAAGCCAAGCGAGAAGAACGACGTTATAGTAGGCTTTGCCTTGAAAGTACGGATAAGGAATCTCAACAGCGGATTGAAATCAGCCAGCAGGTCTATCCTCTGAAAGGC comes from Chloroflexota bacterium and encodes:
- a CDS encoding IS200/IS605 family transposase translates to MSIYLHKSHNVSVLLYHLVFPTKYRRL